The Pseudanabaena sp. PCC 6802 genomic interval TCGCAATTGGTGTATTTGTGGTTGCGTTCTTGGCAATTCATCCTTTTCAGGACGGAAATGGGCGGCTCTCTCGAATTTTAACCGTACTCCTGCTCCTGAAAGCAGGATATGCCTACGTTCCATATTCCTCGCTGGAAAGTATCATCGAAGAGAATAAAGATAGATATTACCTCGCGCTTCGTAAAACCCAAGGAACGCTTAACCAGGATGAACCTGACTGGGAACCCTGGCTGCTCTTCTTTCTGCGCGCGCTCCAACGCCAGAAAGTGCGGTTGCAAACCAAACTCGAAAGTGAAAGAATCATGGCTTCAACCCTACCGACTCTTTCGGTACGCATCCTCGAACTTGCAAAAGAACACGGTCGCGTCACGACTCAAGGTATCGAGAAGGCAACTGGTGAGAGCCGAAGTACAATTAAAGCGAGACTTAAGCAACTCACGGAGGATCGGCTACTGGTGCGCTATGGCAAGGGCAGATCTACATGGTACGGACTGAGTTAGGGCTATAAGGATACAGCATCAGCAAGGGTATGCAGCATATCCACGGTAGTAGCAAAGTCAACGCAGCCGTCTGTAATGCTTTGACCGTAAACCAGTTTAGAGAGATCTTTAGGGATAGATTGCTTGCCAGCGACCAAATGACTCTCAATCATCACTCCCATCAGATATGGAGAACCCGCTGATAGCTCCTGGGCAATAGCTTGTAGTACTTCAGGTTGCTTGGTATAGTCTTTGTGGCTGTTGTCATGGCTGCAATCGACCATCAGACGAGGGCTGAGGCTGTGCTTCTTCAGTGCCTGAGCTGCTTTTTCAAGATGGACATCATCGTAGTTAGGGCCATGCTTGCCTCCACGTAAAACCAGATGGGTACTGGGATTGCCCGTAGTAGTGACAATACTGGCGAGACCTTCGGCGTTAATACCGAGAAAGTGATGTACCTGATTCGCTGCCAGCATGGCATTGATGGCGATCGTTAAGCCTCCGTCCGTACCATTTTTAAACCCGACCGGCATGGACAGCCCGGATGCCATTTCGCGGTGAGTTTGGCTTTCAGTTGTTCGCGCTCCGATCGCTGTCCAGGCAATCAGATCGGCAATAAACTGCGGAATAATTGGGTCGAGCAACTCCGTCGCGCTGGGCAGTCCTAAATGCGCTAAGTCCAGTAGGAGCTTGCGTGCGAGCTTGAGCCCGAGGTTGATATTATAGCTCCCATCGAGATAAGGATCGTTAATCAGACCTTTCCAACCGATCGTCGTGCGGGGTTTCTCGAAATACACCCGCATCACGATTTCCAACTTGTCCTTTAACTGCTCGCGCAAAAAAGCTAGCTTTTCGCCATACTCATAAGCAGCCTTAACATCATGGATCGAGCATGGCCCCACGATTACTAGCAGTCGTCGATCTCGACCGCTCAAGATATTACAGATGCGCTCTCTGGTTTCCGCAACTACAGTGGATGCGGCTTCAGTAATCGGCAACTCGTTTTTGAGCTTCGCCGGACTAGTAAGCGCTCTAGTTTCAACAACATGCAGGTCGTTGGTTTTATACATGCTTTTCTGGGCTGGAGATGTTAAGACTGACAAGGCTCTTTTTAGTTATTAAATTGGATAAATGGACTGAAATTTTAGAAATATTTTTAAAATACTCAATGGCTTATCACCTAATAAATTCTACTTTAGTTAGCGCACAAGGCTCACGCTAAGGGGTGATGATAGCAAAATGCGGACACTGTAAACTTATGTTAATTCTTTTTGACAAGAACCTCCTGGGTTGCGTCTCAAAGTAATACAGGTAAGGCTTTGTCGATTGCAACTATTAGCCAATTCAAGTCAAGCTGCGATCGGCCCCGCAGGTTTTCACGGATTTTTAAAGATCTAATCTAAATTGTTATGGAGATTCCCCGCATTGGTAATATCGGTCGCAAGACTAACCCCTGGTTGTGGGGGTTACTCCTTGCTGGCATTGCGGGGACTAGCGCGATCGCCTATCAGTCGCTCGTCCGCAATAATGAAAAACCAAATATCAGTAACTTGACCGTACCCGTGACAGTGGAAACTTTAAATGTCACGATCAAAGCCAGTGGTTCGGTCGTTCCGGTGCAGACTGTGAATGTCAGCCCGAAGGTATCCGGTCGCTTGCAGGAACTCTATGTGGAGCAGGGGGATACGGTTACTAAGGGACAGATGCTGGCACGGATGGACGACAGCAACATCCAGCCACAAATTATGCAGGCCAGGGCTAGTCTTGCGAGCGCCCAGGCAAATCTAGCCCGATTGCGCAACGGCAGCCGCCCTGAGGATATTGCTGCTGCGGAGGCTAGAGTGGAATCGGCCAGATCGCGCTCAGCACTGGCTAAAGAGAAAGTATCGAGGTATAGATCGCTCGCCGATCAAGGGGCAATTACCCGCGATCGCCTGGACGAGCTATTAGCAGACGAAACCGCAACTGCCGCCAATCTGCTAGAGCAGCAGCGCCAACTCGATCAGCTTAGAAATGGCAGTCGAGCAGAAGAAATTGCCCAGGCCGAGGCTCAGGTTCAGCAAGCGATCGCCAGCTTGCGAATTGTGGAAGTGCAGCAAGAAGATACGATCGTGCGCGCGCCATTTGATGGCAAAGTCACGCAAAAGTTTACGAATGTCGGTTCGTTTGTTACACCCACAACTTCAGCTTCAACCACTAGCTCCGCTACCTCCACATCAATTGTGGCTGTCGCCAATGGCCTGGAAATCTTAGCCAAGGTGCCCGAAGTAGATATCAGTCAGATTCGAGTAGGGCAATTGGTGGAGATTGTGGCCGATGCTTACCCTGACAAAGTATTCAAAGGGCGCGTGCGGCTGATCGCACCAGAGGCGATCGTCGAGCAAAATGTCACCTCATTCCAGGTACGCATCACCTTAGAAACCGGAAAGGATAAGTTGCAGTCGGGTATGAATAC includes:
- a CDS encoding 3-deoxy-7-phosphoheptulonate synthase translates to MYKTNDLHVVETRALTSPAKLKNELPITEAASTVVAETRERICNILSGRDRRLLVIVGPCSIHDVKAAYEYGEKLAFLREQLKDKLEIVMRVYFEKPRTTIGWKGLINDPYLDGSYNINLGLKLARKLLLDLAHLGLPSATELLDPIIPQFIADLIAWTAIGARTTESQTHREMASGLSMPVGFKNGTDGGLTIAINAMLAANQVHHFLGINAEGLASIVTTTGNPSTHLVLRGGKHGPNYDDVHLEKAAQALKKHSLSPRLMVDCSHDNSHKDYTKQPEVLQAIAQELSAGSPYLMGVMIESHLVAGKQSIPKDLSKLVYGQSITDGCVDFATTVDMLHTLADAVSL
- a CDS encoding efflux RND transporter periplasmic adaptor subunit, yielding MEIPRIGNIGRKTNPWLWGLLLAGIAGTSAIAYQSLVRNNEKPNISNLTVPVTVETLNVTIKASGSVVPVQTVNVSPKVSGRLQELYVEQGDTVTKGQMLARMDDSNIQPQIMQARASLASAQANLARLRNGSRPEDIAAAEARVESARSRSALAKEKVSRYRSLADQGAITRDRLDELLADETATAANLLEQQRQLDQLRNGSRAEEIAQAEAQVQQAIASLRIVEVQQEDTIVRAPFDGKVTQKFTNVGSFVTPTTSASTTSSATSTSIVAVANGLEILAKVPEVDISQIRVGQLVEIVADAYPDKVFKGRVRLIAPEAIVEQNVTSFQVRITLETGKDKLQSGMNTDLKFVGEVLKNTLVVPTVAIVTENNQTGLLLPDGNNKPKFHPVTLGITINDRTQILKGVNSGDRVFLTLSENKKPGNN